A window of Labeo rohita strain BAU-BD-2019 unplaced genomic scaffold, IGBB_LRoh.1.0 scaffold_150, whole genome shotgun sequence contains these coding sequences:
- the LOC127158430 gene encoding galectin-5: MASPDLSAEALSAQKQSSGPAVSSCKDVPYKSIIPGGLQVGSVINVQGSIQYQPYRFQINLRHKFGIAFQYNPRFDENVVVRNTYEDGKWGPPERSEPMPFKGGERLMITIICGPHQYEVFVNGEIAHTYKHRFTDLKEIDVLDIRGDVQLTLVQP, encoded by the exons ATGGCTTCACCAGATTTATCTGCAGAAGCACTGAGTGCTCAGAAGCAATCATCAGGACCTGCGGTATCATCATGTAAG GACGTCCCATACAAAAGCATCATCCCTGGTGGACTTCAAGTTGGCAGTGTCATCAATGTCCAAGGCTCTATCCAATATCAACCATATAG ATTCCAAATTAATCTACGGCACAAATTTGGAATTGCGTTTCAGTACAATCCTCGTTTTGATGAGAATGTGGTTGTGCGCAACACTTATGAGGATGGGAAATGGGGCCCGCCTGAACGATCTGAACCCATGCCATTTAAAGGAGGGGAACGACTGATG ATTACCATTATTTGCGGTCCGCATCAATACGAGGTGTTTGTTAATGGTGAGATAGCTCACACTTACAAGCATCGCTTCACTGACCTGAAGGAGATTGATGTTTTGGACATCAGAGGAGATGTGCAGCTGACACTTGTGCAGCCCTAA